A window of Longispora fulva contains these coding sequences:
- a CDS encoding DEAD/DEAH box helicase: protein MTTPKARSSLTLDGLQEYLEDAFLRYYETAYELRDNEIERERRRLLKRGGSVFTDPYVELMPTFPSAENSLAETFAAIGLSEAADLVAAGLLPHERAYIHQEQALRASLAGKDVIVGTGTGSGKTESFLLPVFAQLVRESREWAPRAAVIQPRWWRGSGAFQAQRTGHEGRLPGIRALLLYPMNALVEDQMVRLRVALDSPAARAWFDQHRPGHRFYFGRYTGRTPLPGTAETAKADKVDRLRKLMFQAERRHANLLARIADEEIQESARYFLPAMDGAEMRSRWDMQRSVPDIFITNYSMLSIALARSDEAPMIEATRRWLEASPEHCFTLVVDELHMYRGTAGTEVAYLLRRLMAALGLDQRPDQLRVIGTSASIQDNDEGRAFLGEFFARSEGAGFTFIHSEHVVPEGDDDLTNLAETLLVGDADPSVLPADGTVQRALARALTEEDGLRPRPLGTVAERVFPKLPGGQARQALSSLVALLERQEEPSARLRGHMFVRTLQGLWACSDPECAAVDPEFRSPTRRIGMLYATPRFTCECGSRVLELLYCQSCGESMLGGYVALSGSKEFLVSTIAALDQLPDRVIGGNNAAGYRLYWPTDRPPVVTKPWSHTGTKLSTDSKAPKYKMRFVRVRLSPGTGLLEAKTGQRATGYRYELDGGGAEDRMPALPTECPSCGDDWEYVSKGKVEDRQRSRSPIRTQGVGFDRANQVLTGALKRRLGSRLVVFSDSRQGAARVSANLELAHYLDLVRAMVVETLTDLSTDGILLQSLLEGDQSPEVLALRNRLKASHPSALIAIESKRQGLPLDDGDEAALAAAAETLGGRPSMLDLTHQVGPRLLRLGVNPAGPGPGKQKTTNDKPWTTLYEWSVVTIRGRDAAVLDNPARDLRSDIEMALGTQIVRTVFAGGDRDMESIGIAHAVPAAPVTIGLLDKGAADQFACSVLRLLGRKRRMLALKPEDNWPRVVRDYAAAVAKFHGREGEGPTLLEALGERIGVRASTGFQVDPAQVRLLQVHEPCFWRCGVCRTKHLHRSAGICVTCSRPLSESAEPVAAIRQDYYSWLAKEDGGVYRMHCEELTGQTDPLEGQARQARFQGVFLDGDEQPLVDEIDVLSVTTTMEAGVDIGALRGVVMANMPPQRFNYQQRVGRAGRRSEHLAVALTVCRGARSHDEHYFANPGSITGDLPPQPFLDMRSAPILQRAFAAEVLTRVFRETAVRVDDFIGGRSVHGEFGTVVDWQHRPEIAATVRAILAERRTMWEDIAAHLLVDTQVTKLDQRELADWASGDLADVIDLAAGTSRVPHLSEALAQAGVLPMFGFPTQSRVLYTEQPRFGQEPRTLDRDAGMAISEFGPGAEVVKDKAVHTAVGVVDYIQHPNGRWGQGNSPLGPRSRAGLCRACLGVTDNEAAVSCPTCGSDEDFMQVDLAEPAGYRTSFQSRDYEQLGEPTAQASQPRLSLVSGEYERRDSNALIRSVSGEILAINDNNGKLYAFTTATWRSRQGREELTPGLLEGGLLAEAQSKARAGLTFHTPTGASSELVAISARRRTDVLVLGLDHLDPGLQISPKAPSGRGAWASLGYLLRDAAAPWLDIGPDEIQVGVHPQLREDILLGEVFIADSLENGAGYAARFGEKFEELLDEADAWMARLQKHGGDPCDSSCHRCLRDYGNRSWHPLLDWRLAADLLDLMRGRPLLVDRSRARDRSAAAQFAKDFGLVVDDMDEAPVIVGNSGRRLAIMHPFADLEDGSVNDRVVSLVQQYPQTTFTSTFELLRRPGALVAGLMSH from the coding sequence GTGACCACGCCGAAGGCTCGCAGTTCCCTGACACTCGACGGCCTGCAGGAATATCTCGAGGATGCCTTTCTTCGATACTACGAAACAGCCTATGAGCTGCGGGACAACGAGATCGAACGGGAACGTCGACGGCTCCTGAAGCGTGGCGGCTCGGTGTTCACAGACCCCTATGTGGAGCTGATGCCCACTTTTCCCTCCGCCGAGAATTCCCTGGCGGAGACCTTCGCTGCCATCGGCCTCAGCGAGGCTGCTGACCTCGTCGCCGCGGGGCTGCTTCCACATGAGCGGGCCTACATCCATCAGGAGCAGGCTCTCCGCGCCTCGTTGGCGGGAAAGGACGTCATCGTCGGCACGGGCACAGGCTCGGGTAAGACCGAGTCGTTCTTGTTGCCGGTGTTCGCCCAGCTCGTCCGGGAGTCCCGCGAATGGGCACCTCGCGCGGCGGTCATCCAGCCACGATGGTGGCGCGGCAGCGGCGCGTTCCAGGCACAACGAACCGGCCACGAGGGTCGGCTTCCTGGTATCCGAGCACTCCTGCTGTACCCGATGAATGCGCTTGTCGAGGACCAGATGGTCCGGCTCCGCGTGGCGCTGGACTCGCCGGCCGCCCGTGCGTGGTTCGACCAGCACCGTCCCGGCCACCGCTTCTACTTCGGCCGATACACGGGACGAACCCCACTTCCGGGCACCGCTGAGACCGCGAAGGCAGACAAGGTCGACCGGCTGCGCAAATTGATGTTTCAGGCGGAGCGCAGGCACGCGAATCTACTCGCGCGGATCGCCGACGAAGAGATCCAGGAGTCGGCCCGGTACTTCCTGCCTGCGATGGACGGCGCCGAGATGCGGTCCCGGTGGGATATGCAGCGGTCAGTGCCGGACATCTTCATCACCAACTACAGCATGCTGTCCATCGCCCTGGCTCGGTCCGACGAGGCGCCGATGATCGAGGCGACCCGGCGCTGGCTCGAGGCGTCACCCGAGCACTGCTTCACCCTGGTGGTGGACGAGTTACACATGTACCGGGGCACGGCGGGCACCGAGGTGGCCTATCTGCTGCGCCGACTGATGGCGGCCTTGGGGCTGGACCAGCGCCCCGACCAGTTGCGTGTGATCGGCACGTCGGCCAGTATCCAGGACAACGATGAGGGCAGGGCCTTCCTGGGCGAGTTCTTCGCGCGATCGGAGGGAGCGGGGTTCACGTTCATCCATAGTGAACACGTCGTCCCGGAGGGTGACGACGACCTAACCAATCTCGCCGAGACACTGCTGGTGGGCGACGCCGACCCGTCGGTGTTGCCCGCTGACGGCACCGTTCAACGGGCGCTGGCTCGCGCGCTCACCGAGGAGGACGGCCTGCGCCCGCGGCCACTAGGGACAGTGGCGGAGCGAGTCTTCCCCAAGCTTCCCGGCGGCCAAGCCCGGCAGGCGCTGAGTTCTCTGGTCGCACTGCTGGAACGACAGGAGGAGCCGAGCGCCCGGCTTCGGGGTCACATGTTCGTGCGTACCCTTCAAGGTCTCTGGGCTTGCTCTGACCCCGAGTGCGCCGCTGTCGACCCGGAGTTCCGGTCCCCCACCCGTCGCATCGGCATGTTGTACGCGACTCCGCGCTTCACCTGCGAGTGCGGCTCACGCGTGCTGGAGCTGCTGTACTGCCAGTCCTGCGGCGAGAGCATGCTGGGGGGCTACGTCGCCCTCTCGGGTTCGAAGGAATTCCTGGTCTCCACCATCGCGGCGTTGGACCAGCTGCCCGACAGGGTGATCGGTGGCAACAATGCCGCTGGCTACCGGCTGTACTGGCCGACGGATCGGCCTCCCGTCGTGACCAAGCCCTGGTCGCACACCGGCACGAAACTCTCGACGGATTCGAAGGCGCCCAAGTACAAGATGCGCTTCGTGCGGGTCCGCCTCTCGCCGGGCACGGGACTTCTGGAGGCCAAGACCGGACAGCGGGCCACGGGCTACCGGTACGAGTTGGACGGGGGCGGCGCCGAGGACCGGATGCCAGCGTTGCCGACGGAGTGCCCGTCCTGCGGGGACGACTGGGAGTATGTGAGCAAGGGAAAGGTGGAGGACAGGCAGCGGTCCCGCTCGCCGATCCGGACACAGGGCGTTGGTTTCGACCGGGCGAACCAGGTGCTCACCGGCGCGCTCAAGCGGCGGCTCGGTTCGCGTCTCGTGGTCTTCTCCGACAGCCGACAGGGCGCCGCGCGGGTCTCCGCAAACCTGGAACTCGCGCACTACCTCGACCTGGTCCGAGCCATGGTGGTGGAGACGCTCACGGACCTGTCGACGGATGGCATTCTCCTACAGAGTTTGCTCGAGGGCGACCAGAGCCCTGAGGTTCTCGCGCTCCGCAACCGCCTCAAGGCGAGCCACCCGTCCGCGTTGATCGCCATCGAGTCCAAGCGGCAGGGCCTCCCGCTGGACGACGGAGACGAGGCCGCGCTCGCCGCCGCCGCGGAAACGCTTGGCGGCCGGCCCAGCATGCTCGACCTCACTCACCAGGTAGGGCCCCGGCTACTCCGGCTGGGCGTCAACCCCGCCGGCCCCGGTCCCGGGAAGCAGAAGACGACAAACGACAAGCCCTGGACGACGTTGTACGAGTGGAGCGTCGTCACCATCCGGGGCCGGGACGCGGCTGTCCTCGACAACCCGGCTCGTGACCTGCGCAGCGACATCGAGATGGCTCTGGGCACCCAGATCGTCCGGACGGTCTTCGCCGGCGGCGACCGGGATATGGAGTCGATCGGCATCGCCCATGCGGTTCCGGCCGCGCCGGTCACGATCGGCCTGCTCGATAAGGGCGCCGCCGATCAGTTCGCCTGCTCGGTGTTGCGCCTTCTCGGGCGCAAGCGGCGCATGCTGGCACTCAAGCCGGAAGACAACTGGCCCAGAGTGGTGCGCGACTACGCGGCCGCGGTCGCGAAGTTCCACGGCCGGGAAGGCGAGGGCCCGACGCTGCTGGAGGCGCTCGGCGAACGGATCGGCGTCCGGGCGTCGACCGGCTTTCAGGTAGACCCCGCGCAGGTGCGCCTCCTGCAGGTGCACGAGCCGTGCTTCTGGCGTTGTGGCGTGTGCCGGACGAAGCACCTCCATCGCAGTGCGGGCATCTGTGTCACGTGCTCGCGGCCGCTCAGCGAGAGTGCCGAGCCGGTGGCCGCGATTCGCCAGGACTACTACAGCTGGCTGGCGAAGGAAGATGGCGGTGTCTACCGCATGCACTGCGAGGAACTCACCGGGCAGACGGACCCGCTGGAGGGGCAAGCGCGACAGGCCCGGTTCCAGGGCGTCTTCCTTGATGGCGACGAGCAGCCCCTCGTCGACGAGATCGACGTACTTTCGGTGACCACCACCATGGAGGCGGGCGTGGACATCGGGGCCCTCCGCGGCGTGGTGATGGCCAACATGCCGCCGCAGCGCTTCAACTACCAGCAGCGGGTCGGCCGGGCAGGGCGACGCAGTGAGCACCTCGCGGTCGCCCTGACCGTCTGCCGCGGTGCCCGCAGTCACGACGAGCACTACTTCGCCAACCCCGGCTCGATCACCGGCGACCTGCCGCCGCAGCCGTTCCTGGACATGCGATCCGCCCCCATTCTCCAACGTGCGTTCGCGGCCGAGGTGCTGACTCGGGTTTTCCGTGAGACTGCTGTCCGCGTGGACGACTTCATCGGTGGCCGCAGCGTGCACGGCGAGTTCGGCACAGTCGTCGACTGGCAGCACCGCCCTGAGATCGCCGCGACGGTCAGGGCCATACTCGCCGAGCGCCGCACGATGTGGGAGGACATTGCGGCACATCTGCTCGTCGACACCCAGGTGACGAAACTTGACCAGCGCGAGCTCGCCGACTGGGCCAGCGGGGACCTCGCTGACGTCATCGACCTGGCTGCCGGCACGAGTCGAGTGCCTCACCTGTCGGAAGCGCTCGCCCAGGCCGGCGTCCTGCCCATGTTCGGCTTCCCCACCCAGTCACGGGTCCTCTACACCGAGCAACCCCGATTCGGACAGGAACCGAGGACCCTGGACCGCGACGCCGGGATGGCGATTTCGGAGTTCGGGCCCGGTGCCGAGGTGGTGAAGGACAAGGCGGTGCACACCGCCGTCGGTGTCGTCGACTACATCCAACATCCCAACGGCAGGTGGGGGCAGGGCAACAGTCCGCTAGGCCCGCGGTCCCGGGCAGGGCTCTGCCGGGCATGCCTCGGTGTTACCGACAACGAGGCAGCGGTCAGCTGCCCCACGTGCGGTAGTGACGAGGACTTCATGCAGGTCGACCTCGCAGAGCCTGCCGGCTACCGCACGTCGTTCCAGTCCCGGGACTATGAACAGCTCGGCGAGCCGACGGCGCAGGCGTCCCAGCCGAGGCTCTCACTGGTGAGCGGCGAGTACGAACGACGGGACAGCAATGCGCTCATAAGGTCGGTTTCCGGGGAGATCCTGGCTATCAACGACAACAACGGCAAGCTGTACGCGTTCACCACCGCGACATGGCGGAGCCGGCAGGGCAGAGAGGAGCTGACGCCAGGGCTGCTGGAGGGTGGCCTGCTCGCCGAGGCGCAGTCGAAGGCCCGCGCCGGGCTAACCTTTCATACCCCCACCGGTGCGTCGTCGGAGCTGGTCGCGATCTCGGCCCGTCGGCGAACGGATGTCCTGGTGCTCGGTCTCGACCATCTCGACCCTGGCCTTCAGATTAGCCCGAAGGCCCCCTCTGGACGGGGTGCTTGGGCGTCTCTCGGCTACCTCCTGCGTGACGCCGCCGCGCCATGGCTCGACATCGGTCCGGATGAGATTCAGGTCGGCGTGCATCCGCAGCTTCGTGAGGACATCCTGCTCGGCGAGGTCTTCATCGCGGACAGTCTGGAGAATGGGGCCGGATATGCCGCACGGTTCGGGGAGAAGTTCGAGGAACTCCTCGATGAGGCCGACGCGTGGATGGCACGCCTGCAGAAGCACGGTGGGGATCCGTGCGATTCCAGTTGCCACCGTTGCCTGCGCGACTATGGCAACCGCTCCTGGCACCCGCTCCTCGACTGGCGGTTGGCAGCCGACCTGTTGGACCTGATGCGGGGTAGACCGCTACTGGTCGACCGATCCCGTGCGAGGGACAGGAGCGCTGCCGCCCAGTTCGCGAAGGACTTCGGGCTCGTCGTGGACGACATGGACGAGGCTCCGGTGATCGTCGGGAACAGTGGTCGTCGACTGGCGATCATGCATCCCTTCGCGGATCTGGAGGACGGATCGGTGAATGACCGGGTCGTCAGCCTGGTTCAGCAGTATCCACAGACCACGTTTACGTCGACCTTCGAGCTGCTCCGACGCCCCGGGGCGCTGGTGGCTGGCCTGATGAGCCACTGA
- a CDS encoding DUF4291 family protein yields the protein MHDGWGTKPGQEHVLAVEITRPGCERALAHSCLSHFDRDRHASREEWARELRNSPVRVQWDPERSLSLAPLPHRSLQVGLGGEAVSRYVDEWIVGIIDVTGLANRIRGLVRGGDEAGAVRTLPEEQVYPLTSDLAQLIGHPVGEDWRPGRSLPTSGGSTNFTGRSTME from the coding sequence GTGCACGATGGTTGGGGGACCAAGCCTGGGCAGGAGCACGTCCTGGCTGTGGAGATCACGCGGCCCGGGTGTGAGCGGGCCCTGGCGCACTCCTGTCTCAGCCATTTCGACCGCGATCGGCACGCGAGCCGGGAGGAGTGGGCGCGGGAGTTGCGGAACAGTCCGGTGCGGGTGCAGTGGGATCCGGAGCGGTCGTTGAGCCTGGCTCCGTTGCCGCACCGGTCCCTCCAGGTTGGACTGGGTGGCGAGGCGGTGAGTCGGTATGTCGATGAGTGGATCGTGGGAATCATCGACGTCACAGGACTCGCGAACAGGATTCGTGGGCTGGTGCGAGGTGGTGATGAGGCCGGTGCCGTGCGCACTCTGCCGGAGGAACAGGTATACCCGCTGACGTCCGACCTGGCCCAACTGATCGGCCACCCGGTTGGGGAAGACTGGCGACCAGGTCGGTCCTTGCCGACAAGTGGAGGATCCACGAATTTCACTGGCAGGTCGACAATGGAATAA
- the recQ gene encoding DNA helicase RecQ, which yields MAVTSTGNDALEVLHRIFGYDAFRGNQQAIIDQVVAGGDALVLMPTGGGKSLCYQIPALVRAGVGVVVSPLIALMQDQVDALTALGVRAGFLNSTQDAESRRQVERDFLSGDLDLLYLAPERLRVDSTVRLLDQGKISLFAIDEAHCVAQWGHDFRPDYLALSMLHERWPDVPRIALTATATEATHAEIATRLNLEDARHFVASFDRPNIQYRIAPKNDQKKQLLDLLRTEHPGDAGIVYCLSRASVEKTAEFLVANGVPALPYHAGLDSRVRAANQSRFLREDGLVMVATIAFGMGIDKPDVRFVAHLDLPKSVEGYYQETGRAGRDGLPSTAWLAYGLQDVVQQRKMIDTSEGDAAHRRRLGTHLDAMLALCETVQCRRVQLLAYFGQKSDPCGNCDTCLNPPESWDGTVPAQKLLSTVYRLRNERNQKFGAGQSIDILLGKRTDKVVQHDHDQLKVFGIGTELKDTEWRGVVRQLLAQSLLAVEGDYGTLVLTESSDDVLKSRRQVMLRREPERASRSSRVSKSTPVTDLAPEAVPVFEALRAWRAAQAKEQGVPAYVIFHDATLRQIATEQPTSLAALGTISGVGENKLAKYGQGILDTLAP from the coding sequence ATGGCTGTCACCAGTACCGGAAATGACGCTCTCGAGGTTCTGCACCGGATCTTCGGCTACGACGCCTTCCGGGGCAACCAGCAGGCGATCATCGACCAGGTGGTGGCCGGCGGCGATGCGCTCGTGCTCATGCCCACCGGTGGCGGCAAGTCCCTGTGCTACCAGATCCCCGCGCTCGTCCGCGCGGGCGTCGGCGTCGTCGTGTCGCCGCTGATCGCGCTCATGCAGGACCAGGTCGACGCGCTGACCGCGCTCGGCGTGCGCGCCGGCTTCCTCAACTCCACCCAGGACGCCGAGTCCCGCCGCCAGGTCGAGCGGGACTTCCTGTCCGGCGACCTCGACCTGCTCTACCTGGCCCCGGAGCGGCTGCGGGTCGACTCCACGGTCCGGCTCCTCGACCAGGGCAAGATCTCCCTGTTCGCCATCGACGAGGCGCACTGCGTCGCGCAGTGGGGCCACGACTTCCGCCCCGACTACCTCGCGCTGTCGATGCTGCACGAGCGCTGGCCGGACGTGCCCAGGATCGCGCTCACCGCCACCGCCACCGAGGCCACCCACGCGGAGATCGCGACCCGGCTCAACCTGGAGGACGCCCGGCACTTCGTCGCGAGCTTCGACCGGCCCAACATCCAGTACCGGATCGCGCCGAAGAATGACCAGAAGAAGCAGCTCCTCGACCTGCTGCGCACCGAGCACCCGGGCGACGCCGGCATCGTCTACTGCCTGTCGCGGGCCTCCGTGGAGAAGACCGCCGAGTTCCTGGTCGCCAACGGCGTCCCGGCCCTGCCGTACCACGCGGGGCTCGACTCCCGGGTCCGCGCCGCCAACCAGTCCCGCTTCCTCCGCGAGGACGGCCTGGTCATGGTCGCCACCATCGCCTTCGGCATGGGCATCGACAAGCCCGACGTCCGCTTCGTGGCCCACCTCGACCTGCCAAAATCCGTCGAGGGGTACTACCAGGAGACCGGCCGGGCAGGCCGCGACGGCCTCCCGTCCACGGCCTGGCTCGCGTACGGGCTGCAGGACGTCGTCCAGCAGCGCAAGATGATCGACACGTCCGAGGGCGACGCCGCGCACCGCCGACGCCTCGGCACCCACCTCGACGCCATGCTCGCCCTGTGCGAAACCGTCCAGTGCCGCCGCGTCCAACTCCTCGCCTACTTCGGCCAGAAGAGCGACCCCTGCGGCAACTGCGACACCTGCCTCAACCCGCCCGAGTCCTGGGACGGCACCGTCCCGGCCCAGAAACTCCTCTCCACGGTCTACCGGCTCCGCAACGAACGCAACCAGAAGTTCGGCGCCGGCCAGTCCATCGACATCCTGCTCGGCAAGCGCACCGACAAGGTCGTCCAGCACGACCACGACCAGCTCAAGGTCTTCGGCATCGGCACAGAACTCAAGGACACCGAGTGGCGCGGCGTCGTCCGCCAGCTCCTCGCCCAGAGCCTGCTCGCCGTCGAGGGCGACTACGGCACCCTGGTCCTCACCGAGTCCAGCGACGACGTCCTGAAATCCCGCCGCCAGGTGATGCTCCGCCGCGAACCGGAACGCGCCTCGCGCTCGTCCCGGGTCTCCAAGAGCACGCCCGTCACCGACCTGGCCCCCGAGGCCGTGCCCGTGTTCGAGGCGCTCCGCGCGTGGCGGGCCGCCCAGGCCAAGGAGCAGGGCGTCCCGGCGTACGTCATCTTCCACGACGCGACCCTGCGCCAGATCGCGACGGAACAGCCGACGTCACTGGCCGCGCTGGGGACGATCAGCGGGGTGGGCGAGAACAAGCTGGCCAAGTACGGCCAGGGGATCCTGGACACCTTGGCCCCGTGA
- a CDS encoding VOC family protein: MTAQLSFVGIVVADMARTLAFYRRLGLDLPAAADSEPHVEYDLPGGFKLVWDTVDVVRSFDPDWTAPVGGHRTSLAFRFADPAEVDGAYADLVAEGYRGHKEPWDAFWGQRYAVLLDPDGNGVDLLAPLA, encoded by the coding sequence ATGACAGCGCAGCTCAGTTTCGTCGGCATCGTCGTCGCCGACATGGCCAGGACTCTCGCCTTCTACCGCCGCCTCGGGCTGGACCTGCCGGCCGCGGCGGACAGCGAGCCGCACGTGGAGTACGACCTGCCCGGTGGGTTCAAGCTGGTCTGGGACACCGTCGACGTGGTCCGGTCGTTCGACCCGGACTGGACGGCGCCGGTCGGGGGGCACCGCACCAGCCTGGCGTTCCGGTTCGCCGACCCGGCGGAGGTCGACGGGGCGTACGCCGACCTGGTCGCCGAGGGCTACCGCGGCCACAAGGAGCCGTGGGACGCGTTCTGGGGTCAGCGGTACGCGGTGCTGCTGGACCCGGACGGCAACGGCGTCGACCTGCTGGCACCTCTGGCGTAG
- a CDS encoding helix-turn-helix transcriptional regulator codes for MYRERPAVGGVLWAVTVPAGDAGTSRILPDGSLDLIWADGTLLVAGPDTTAHLAVSAPGARFVGLRFAPGTGPTVLGVPACEVRDQRVPLADLWPAARVRRYADRITGSTDRPGELESLVAELLGETGPPDPLLAAVAGRLRAGHTVAGTAAAVGLSDRQLHRRSLAGFGYGAKTLARVFRLDRALGLARSGRAFADVATTAGYADQAHLSREVRALTGVTLGELR; via the coding sequence GTGTACCGGGAACGTCCAGCCGTCGGCGGAGTCCTGTGGGCCGTCACCGTGCCCGCCGGGGACGCCGGCACGTCCCGGATCCTCCCCGACGGCTCCCTCGACCTGATCTGGGCCGACGGCACGCTGCTCGTCGCGGGACCGGACACCACGGCGCACCTCGCGGTCTCCGCGCCCGGAGCGCGGTTCGTCGGGCTGCGGTTCGCGCCCGGTACCGGCCCGACCGTCCTCGGCGTCCCCGCCTGCGAGGTGCGCGACCAGCGGGTGCCGCTCGCCGACCTGTGGCCGGCGGCCCGGGTCCGGCGGTACGCCGACCGGATCACCGGCTCGACCGACCGGCCCGGGGAGCTGGAGTCCCTGGTCGCGGAGCTGCTCGGCGAGACGGGGCCGCCCGACCCCCTGCTGGCGGCCGTCGCCGGCCGGCTGCGCGCCGGTCACACCGTCGCGGGCACCGCCGCGGCCGTCGGGCTCAGCGACCGGCAGCTGCACCGCCGGAGCCTGGCGGGATTCGGGTACGGGGCCAAGACCCTGGCCAGGGTGTTCCGCCTCGACCGGGCGCTCGGGCTGGCCCGGTCGGGCCGGGCGTTCGCCGACGTGGCGACGACCGCCGGGTACGCCGACCAGGCCCACCTGTCCCGGGAGGTGCGTGCGCTCACCGGGGTGACACTGGGCGAGCTGCGCTGA
- a CDS encoding dioxygenase family protein, whose translation MTHDHDQGLSWDLPRLVDRRLALGLLGGVGVASLLGCSTSETTTPTATPSATGTTADCATKIPEETAGPYPGDGSNGPNILTRSGIVRGDIRSSFAGSSGVARGVPLTIRLAVLQDCTPLAKAAVYLWHCDQEGRYSMYSNGVTNENYLRGVQETDAQGQVAFTSVFPAAYSGRWPHIHFEVYPSLSAASTGKGKLVTSQLALPSAACQAVYATDGYSASVRNLSQTSLGSDMVFRDGYQTQLATVTGGVSEGFVATLSMSV comes from the coding sequence ATGACGCACGACCACGATCAGGGCCTGTCCTGGGACCTGCCGAGGCTGGTGGACCGCCGGCTGGCCCTGGGCCTGCTGGGCGGGGTCGGCGTGGCCTCGCTGCTCGGCTGCTCGACCAGTGAGACAACGACACCGACAGCGACGCCGTCAGCCACCGGCACCACCGCCGACTGCGCCACGAAGATCCCCGAGGAGACGGCCGGGCCGTACCCGGGCGACGGCTCCAACGGGCCGAACATCCTCACCCGGTCGGGCATCGTCCGCGGCGACATCCGGTCCAGTTTCGCCGGTTCCTCAGGCGTCGCGCGGGGCGTGCCGCTCACGATCCGGCTCGCGGTGCTGCAAGATTGCACACCCCTGGCCAAGGCGGCCGTCTACCTGTGGCACTGCGATCAGGAGGGGCGGTACTCGATGTACTCCAACGGGGTCACGAACGAGAACTACCTCCGCGGCGTGCAGGAGACCGACGCCCAGGGCCAGGTGGCGTTCACGAGCGTCTTCCCCGCCGCGTACTCCGGCCGGTGGCCGCACATCCACTTCGAGGTGTACCCCAGCCTGTCCGCTGCCTCGACCGGCAAGGGCAAGCTGGTGACGTCCCAGCTCGCGCTGCCCTCGGCGGCCTGCCAGGCGGTGTACGCGACCGACGGCTACTCCGCCAGCGTGCGCAACCTGTCCCAGACGTCGCTCGGCTCGGACATGGTGTTCCGGGACGGCTACCAGACCCAGCTGGCGACGGTGACCGGCGGCGTGTCGGAGGGCTTCGTCGCGACTCTGTCCATGTCGGTCTAG
- a CDS encoding MFS transporter produces the protein MNLWGSRDYRLWWLGNLVSTVGTAMSLIAYPLLVLHVTGSALGAGIAAACEVGPYALLSLPVGALVDRLPRRALLIAASLTSLAATGTIPLAHGFGLLTSYLIYGVALVNGCAGVVFSITQVAALPRIVPEDWLGAAAGQSEVIWNLASILGPPLAGLLITRSATGPFVVDALSFGVVACCVALVRARLNAEAPPAPVDWRADLTLGAHRVATNRRLRALTLITVAGDLPFAGIAILITLLVRRDGGSPTGTGVVFAIAAAGGVLGALLAPRIERHIGLVAAVVLRGWATVALFPLLALGLAPVWVGLVWAGLSVAISMMNVIQMRYMLTGMPEDELGRIQAFVTLLSYAVLPVGTLGTGALIAWLGPHGTVLVDTALMLVLAVYGTVSRDLRAAPDGASVAVSAC, from the coding sequence GTGAACCTCTGGGGGAGCCGGGACTACCGGCTGTGGTGGCTCGGCAACCTGGTCTCCACCGTCGGCACGGCGATGTCGCTGATCGCCTACCCGCTGCTCGTGCTGCACGTGACCGGCTCCGCGCTCGGCGCTGGGATCGCCGCGGCGTGCGAGGTGGGGCCGTACGCGCTGCTCAGCCTGCCCGTCGGCGCGCTCGTCGACCGGCTGCCCCGCCGGGCGCTCCTGATCGCGGCCAGCCTGACCAGCCTGGCGGCCACCGGGACGATCCCGCTGGCGCACGGGTTCGGGCTGCTCACGTCGTACCTGATATATGGGGTGGCTCTCGTCAACGGTTGTGCCGGCGTCGTCTTCAGCATCACGCAGGTCGCCGCGCTGCCCCGGATCGTCCCCGAGGACTGGCTCGGCGCGGCGGCCGGGCAGTCGGAGGTGATCTGGAACCTGGCGTCCATCCTCGGCCCGCCCCTGGCCGGGCTGCTGATCACCCGGTCGGCGACCGGCCCGTTCGTCGTGGACGCGCTGTCCTTCGGCGTCGTCGCCTGCTGCGTGGCGCTCGTCAGGGCCAGGCTGAACGCCGAGGCCCCGCCCGCGCCGGTCGACTGGCGCGCCGACCTCACCCTCGGCGCGCACCGGGTGGCCACGAACCGGCGACTGCGGGCGCTGACCCTGATCACGGTCGCCGGGGACCTGCCGTTCGCGGGGATCGCCATCCTGATCACCCTGCTGGTCCGGCGGGACGGCGGCAGCCCGACCGGGACCGGAGTGGTGTTCGCGATCGCCGCGGCCGGCGGGGTGCTCGGCGCGCTGCTCGCGCCCCGGATCGAACGGCACATCGGGCTCGTCGCGGCAGTGGTGCTCCGGGGCTGGGCCACCGTCGCGCTGTTCCCGCTGCTCGCGCTGGGCCTGGCCCCGGTGTGGGTGGGCCTGGTCTGGGCCGGGCTGAGCGTGGCGATCTCGATGATGAACGTGATCCAGATGCGTTACATGCTCACCGGCATGCCCGAGGACGAACTGGGCCGGATCCAGGCGTTCGTCACCCTGCTGTCCTACGCCGTGCTCCCGGTCGGCACCCTGGGCACCGGGGCCCTGATCGCCTGGCTCGGCCCGCACGGCACCGTCCTGGTCGACACGGCCCTGATGCTGGTCCTCGCGGTGTACGGCACGGTGAGCCGAGATCTGCGGGCCGCGCCGGACGGTGCCAGCGTGGCGGTCAGCGCGTGCTAG